Within Nocardioides rotundus, the genomic segment ATCAAGGCTTACGTTGAAAGCCAAGCCGGCAACATCAAGTAGGCGGCGGGACGAACGCGGCTCGGGCACCATCGAGCTGGTCATCCTGCTGCCTGCACTGTTCGCGGTGATGTTGAGGTTCCCCCCGGACCGTAGAGGCATCGACAATGAGGATCGAGATGCCACAGAAGCGGAAGAAGTACGACCGGGAGTTCCGTGAGGGAGCTGTCCGGATCGTCGAAGAGACCGGGAAGCCGATCGCTCAGGTCGCGCGCAACCTCGGCGTGGTCGAGGGCACGTTGGGCAACTGGGTCAAGCAGGCCCGGGAAGCACGCGAGGGCCGCGACGGAATGTCGAAGGACGACCACGAGGAGCTCAAGCGGCTGCGTGCTGAGAACGCCGAGCTCCGGATGGAGCGTGATGTCCTCAAGCGATCCGTGGTCCTGTGGGTGAAGGAGGCGACGAAGTGAGCGTGGCACGCTTCATCGCCGACCAGAGGACGATCTACCGGGTGCCGCACACGATGACCTGCCTGCTGCTGGGGGTGTCCCTGGCGTGGTTCTACAAGTGGCGCGACCGGTCGCTCGGCCCGGGCGCCTCGAGCGGCCTGTTCACCGCTATGGACCGTCGCCGCTACACCATCGACCGGGCCGTGAAGGTGATGTTCACCAAGAAGCGGGGCCTGCACGGCTCCCCGCGGTTGCACGCTGACCTGCTCGATGATGGGTGGGAGGTCAGCGAGAAGACCGTCGCGGACTCGATGCGCCGCCAGGGGCTGGTCGCCCGGCGGATCAAGCGGAGGAACGGTCTGACACGCCAGGACAAGACCGCACCGAAGTTCGCCGACCTGCTGCGCCGTGACTTCACCGCGCAGCGGCCTAACGCCCGCTGGGTTGGCGACATGACTGAGATCCCCACGGCCAGCGGGAAGCTGTACCTGGCCACCGTGATCGACCTGTACTCGCGTCGTCTGCTCGGCGCCGCGACCAGCCTGCACCCCGACGCCGAGCTGGCGTGCGCGGCGATCAAGATGGCCGTGGCGGCTCGCGGTGGCGTCGATGCGGTCAACCAGCCGGGTTGGCGCACCGAGGAGACCAAGCGGGTCATCTTCCACACCGACCGGGGCTCGACCTACACCGCGACCTCGTTCACCAAGCTGTGCCGCGACATGGGCATCCGGCAGTCGATGGGCCGGGTCGGGTCGTGCTTCGACAACGCCGCCGCTGAGGCGTTCTTCAGCAGCCTGGAGTGGGAGGTTCTCTCACGCCACGAGTTCGAGCACACCCGCCAGGCCCAGGCTGTCGTGCTGGACTGGTGCTACGGGTTCTACAACCACGAACGCCGGCACAGCTCGGCAGGCATGATGAGCCCGGTCAGCTACGAGAACACCGCGGCCCCCGACCGGGAAGCCGCATAAGGAAGCCCTCCACGATTCGGGGGGAACCACATGTTCCTCGGGACGCAGGCCGCGTTGTTCTACCACGCCCGAACGGTGGCGATAGTCGCTGCGCAGGAGGGCGCGAGGGCCGCTGGCGGTGAGAACGGCAAGGAGGCCGACGGGGTCAACGCCGCCTCCTCGTTCATCGCCGACGCTGGTGGCGACGACGTACTCACCGGCGCGAATGCGACAGCCAATCGCACCGCCACCACGGTGACCGTGACAGTGACCGGTCACAGCTTGAGCGTGATCCCGGGCTGGAGCCCGGCGATCGTCCAGACGGCGTCGCTGCCCGTCGAGAGGCTGACCGCTCCGTGATGACCTGGACGCGCATGAGGGACGAGCGTGGCTCGGCTGCGGTCGAGGCCGCTGTCGGCTTGCCTGCCTTCGCGCTGTTCGTCGGTCTCATCATCTTCGGTGGCCGCACCGCCACCACCCACTCGGCCGTCGAGTCCGCTGCCGCCGACGCCGCCCGCACGGCCTCCATCGCCCGCACGGCGTCCGAGGCGACGAGCGAGGCGAAGGCCGCGGCGCAGGCCAGTTTGGCCAACCAGGACATTCACTGCCTCAGCGTCACGGTGTCGGTCGACGTGTCCGACTTCGGCAAGACCGCCGGCGAGGCCGGGTCGGTCTCGGCATCCGTGGAATGCCTTCTCGATCTGGCCGACCTGTCCGTTCCGGGCGTCCCAGGCAGTCGCCTGATCAAGGCCACCAGCAGTTCGCCGCTGGACACCTGGAGGGAGCGGGCATGACGCACCGAACTCGCGGTGAACGCGGCTCCATCAGCATCTGGCTGGCGGTTTCGAGCTTCGTGATGATGATGCTCGTCGGGCTGGCCGTCGACCTCGGCGGACAGGTCCACGCCAAGCAGCGCGCCCACAACATCGCCGCCGAGGCCGCCCGGACAGGCGGCGAGCAGGTGCAGGCCGCGCCCGCCATCAAGGGAGAGTACGTCGTGGTGGACGCCGTCGCCGCGCGTAACGCGGCCGAGGACTACCTGAGCGCCTCGGGCGTCACCGGCACTGTGACCGTCACCGGCGGAGACACCATCACGGTCGATGTCACCGACACCTACAAGCCGACGTTCCTGAGCTTCATCGGCATCGGTGACCTGACCGTCACCAGCACCGCCTCGGCACGACTCATCCGCAGCCTCGGAGGGAGCGAACAATGACTCCGCCCACGTTTGCCCAGCGAGTTCGCGGTCTCGCGGCCACGCTCGCCCTCCTGCTTCTCGTCGCCGGGGTGCCGTTCCTGCTCAGCGGCATTGGTGCCGCTCCCTGGAGGGCCGACCTCGGCTCGCTTCGGAGCCTGCTGACCAGCCCCGACGACGGGACGCTCGCGATGGTCGTCATCGCGGGCGTGGCGTGGCTGGCGTGGCTGGTCGTCGCGGTCTCCGTCGTCCTGGAAGTCGTCTCGCAGGTCCGCGGTCTCCCGGCTCCGACACTGCCCGGGCTCGGCGCGCCACAGCGGGCTGTCGGCCAGCTCGTCGCGGTCGCGGCGCTGCTGTTCGTTGCTACCCCGACCGTGGTCGCGGCGTTCCCGACTCCGCCAGCCCGTGCCGCGACTGCGCCCGTCCTCGGGGCGCCGCGACTGGCAGCCGTCGAGGTTGCGCCCCTCCTCCCCCAGGCTGCGCCCCTCCTTGCCACCGCAGACTCGCCAGCGACGGAGAAGTCGACGATCGACTACACGGTCAAACGCGGTGACAGCCTGTGGAAGATCGCCGAACGCCTGCTCGGCGATGGCACGCGGTTCACCGAGATCGTCGACCTGAACAAGGCGGTCCTCAACGGACGCCCCGACTTCATCGTGTCCGGCACCGTGTTGAAGGTGCCGTACGAGGCGCCGGAGGTCGACACCGACGGTCCGGCCGAGGAGTACGTCGTGCAGCCTGGGGACACCTTGTCGGGGATCGCCGAGGCGAAGCTGGGCGACCCGATGCGCTACCCACAGCTCTTCGAGGCATCCCGCGACACCGTGCAGCCCGATGGAGCGACGTTGACCGACCCGGACCTGATCCGGCCGGGTTGGGAGATCACAATTCCCGGGCAGGCGAAGCACAAGGCCGAGGTCCCGGAAGAGCCTCCCGTCGAGGTCGTGCCGCCGGCCGATGTCGAGCCTCCGGTAGAGACACCGCCCGTCGAGCCAACGCCTGAGCCGACGGAGTCGCCAGAGCAGCAACCCACCCCCGCTGCAGGCAGCACCGACGAGGCGGACGACGTCGAGTCGTCGGCACCCGGCTGGCTGGTGCCCGGCCTCACCGGGGCGGGCGCAGTTCTTGCGGCGCTGGTGCTGCTCGCCGTACGCGCCCACCGCAACACCCAACTCCGCTACCGCCGACCCGGGGAGACCATCGCCCCTCCTCCCGAGGAACTTCGCGCGGTCGAGAAGACCGCCTTCGTCGCGGGGGCGCCCTTGACCAAGGTCATCGAGGATCTCGACCGCGCGCTGATGCACCTGGCTGGCGAGTGCTCGGACGCAGGACGGGCGCTGCCCGTGCTCGCCTCAGCGACACTGGCCAAGGGCGCCGTCAGCCTGCACCTCGCCGAAGAAGCCGACCTCCCCGAACCGTGGACGGGCGCCGAGCGCGAGTGGCAACTCGCCCTGAGTCAGGAACTGCCGGATCGCCAAGACGTGCTGCCGCCGTATCCACTGCTCGTCAGCGTCGGGCAGAACGACAACGGCCTGCACCTCGTGAACCTGGAGCAACTCGGCGTCGTGGCACTGGCCGGCGACCCGGAGCGCACCAAGGCACTCGCACGGCACATCGCGGCCGAGCTTGCCCTCAATCCGTGGTCGGCCATCGTCGAAGTCAACGTGATCGGTCTCGGCGAGGAACTCACCCCGCTCGACAGCCTCCGTTTGCGCCACCACGAGAGCGGCAAGCAGGTGGTTCCCGATCTGGTCCGCTCGGTCACAGCGTCGCTGGAGAACGGCTGGGGCGATCCCGACCCGTACGGCGTGGTCATCACGACCGGTGACGGGACGACCGAACTTGCGCCCCTCCTTCGCTCGCCGACCTCCCGGATCGGCACAGCCTTGGTGTCCCTGGCTGCGACCCTCCCGGCACCAACCGCCATCGAAGTCGATCAGACCGGGCGTTTGCGTGCGCCCTCCCTCGGACTCGACCTGGAAGCCGCCGGCCTGACCAGCGAGGAGGCAAAGGCGTGCGCCGCCATCGTCGACCTCACCCGCGAGAGCCAGCCGGTCAAGATCGCGCCCTTCGAGCAGGCCGCCGACGGTTGGATGGCACTCGCGGACCAGGCCGGCGCCCTCCGAGAGGAGCTGACCCACGTCCGTGAGGAAGGACCGGCGGGCGACCGCTCACTCCTGCCCGAGTCGGCCGGGGAGTACGTCGAGGCTGCAGCCACCACCGCCGAGGATGTCGAGAATCTCGCCCCAGTCGTGCCGGGACAGGTCCGCCGTACGGTCGAGGAAGCCGATCCGACCCTCGACCAGGACGTCGCCGACTGGTTCGACGCCGAAGTGGAGCGTCCTCGATTGGTGCTTCTCGGTGCGGTGAGTGCCGAAGCGTACGGCGAGGCCAAGCCGGTCATTCTGAAGCGCCGACCGTACTTCGTCGAGATCCTCGCCTATCTCGCGTTGCACCCCAAGGGCGCCACCGCCAGCGAGATGGCCGACACGTTCGGAGTCGCCGCGTCTCGGGCCAGGACAGAAGTCAGCGCACTGCGCGATTGGCTCGGCACGAACCCTCGCACAGGTGGCCCCTACCTGCCGCCAGCCAACGAATCACCGGTCTATCTGGAGACCGGCGTGAAGACCTACCAAGTGCTGGACGTGCTCGTTGACCTGGACCTGTTCCGTCGCTTGCGTGCCCGCGGCCAGGCGCGCGGCGCGGACGGCATCACGGACCTGCGGACCGCCATGTCCCTGGTCCAGGGGCTTCCGTTCAGCCTGCTACGCGACAAGGGCTGGAGTTGGCTACTCGACACCGAACGGGTCCACGAGACTGTCGGTTGCGCGATCGTCGACACCGCGCACCTCCTCGTCGTCGACGCGCTCGCAAAGGGTGAGCTCGACGTGGCGCGAACCATTGCCGAGACCGCCTGCGAGGCCGCGCCCTACGACGACATCTGTCGGCTCGACCTGGTGAAGGTCGCCGCCGCCGAGGGCCACGGCGAGGCGGTCGAGAAGATGCTCAACGACGACGTCTTCAACCGCACGGACGACTACCTCCCGCCCATCGACCTCCCCGAGAGAACGGGCGACATCGTCGGCCAGGAGGGCTGGGGCAACTCCAAGCGTACTCCGCCCACCTGATTTCGGGCGTCGCGATGCAACGGAGATCGCGAATTCCGGGCTGCGAGCCTGAGGCTGCATTTCGCCCACAAAGACGCACACGCTCGCAACCGAAGTCCGTGATCTCTCGAGGCTCTCGAGTCGCCCAAGGCCTCCGCGGTTCGCACCAGTCGCAAGGCCTCGCAGGGCCGGAGCCGCCACCACGCGCATCCGCGGTGTCAATGTCGGTTACACGGCCCCGCGTTGGCCCCGCTGCGCGCGGGGCTTGTGGATGATTGCTTCGCCATGTCGGCGCTGACGAGTACAGTTACCACTACATCTAGTACTTACACCGCTGTAGTTAGGGGCTGTGGCTGCTAGGTGGGCACATAGCAGCAAGCCCCGACCTTCGGGGTGAACCGACGATCGGGGCCTGAAATACAAGCGGGAACTTGTTCGGGAACCGTAGCACTGGGCTAGGTGGGCTCCCCCAATGGGGGCTCACCCGGCGCGCCACCAAACAGTGGTCGGTTCTACGACTGGTGTGCCAGAGAGAACTACCGTGGCTAAGCCGCCGAAGAACCATGGCAAGACCTGGACCAACAGCGACAACAAGGCGCTCAAGCAGTTGGCGTCGCAGAACACGCCCACCCGGGTGATCGGGCTCAAGATGGGGCGTACCGCCGACGCGGTGCAGTCGCATGCGTCCGAAATCGGGGTCAGCCTGAAGCCGACCAACCAGTCGCCGTACGGCACCAAGAAGAAGTGACTCCGGTGGCTACCGACAACCGGGGTGGCCAGCATCGGGTGAGAGCGAAGGTCCGCTGCCTGAACGGGCATCAGCACGACCTCTGCGTCCTCGTCCGTCGCGAGGTTCACCCGGATCTCCGCT encodes:
- a CDS encoding pilus assembly protein; translation: MFLGTQAALFYHARTVAIVAAQEGARAAGGENGKEADGVNAASSFIADAGGDDVLTGANATANRTATTVTVTVTGHSLSVIPGWSPAIVQTASLPVERLTAP
- a CDS encoding TadE/TadG family type IV pilus assembly protein; this encodes MTWTRMRDERGSAAVEAAVGLPAFALFVGLIIFGGRTATTHSAVESAAADAARTASIARTASEATSEAKAAAQASLANQDIHCLSVTVSVDVSDFGKTAGEAGSVSASVECLLDLADLSVPGVPGSRLIKATSSSPLDTWRERA
- a CDS encoding LysM peptidoglycan-binding domain-containing protein; protein product: MTPPTFAQRVRGLAATLALLLLVAGVPFLLSGIGAAPWRADLGSLRSLLTSPDDGTLAMVVIAGVAWLAWLVVAVSVVLEVVSQVRGLPAPTLPGLGAPQRAVGQLVAVAALLFVATPTVVAAFPTPPARAATAPVLGAPRLAAVEVAPLLPQAAPLLATADSPATEKSTIDYTVKRGDSLWKIAERLLGDGTRFTEIVDLNKAVLNGRPDFIVSGTVLKVPYEAPEVDTDGPAEEYVVQPGDTLSGIAEAKLGDPMRYPQLFEASRDTVQPDGATLTDPDLIRPGWEITIPGQAKHKAEVPEEPPVEVVPPADVEPPVETPPVEPTPEPTESPEQQPTPAAGSTDEADDVESSAPGWLVPGLTGAGAVLAALVLLAVRAHRNTQLRYRRPGETIAPPPEELRAVEKTAFVAGAPLTKVIEDLDRALMHLAGECSDAGRALPVLASATLAKGAVSLHLAEEADLPEPWTGAEREWQLALSQELPDRQDVLPPYPLLVSVGQNDNGLHLVNLEQLGVVALAGDPERTKALARHIAAELALNPWSAIVEVNVIGLGEELTPLDSLRLRHHESGKQVVPDLVRSVTASLENGWGDPDPYGVVITTGDGTTELAPLLRSPTSRIGTALVSLAATLPAPTAIEVDQTGRLRAPSLGLDLEAAGLTSEEAKACAAIVDLTRESQPVKIAPFEQAADGWMALADQAGALREELTHVREEGPAGDRSLLPESAGEYVEAAATTAEDVENLAPVVPGQVRRTVEEADPTLDQDVADWFDAEVERPRLVLLGAVSAEAYGEAKPVILKRRPYFVEILAYLALHPKGATASEMADTFGVAASRARTEVSALRDWLGTNPRTGGPYLPPANESPVYLETGVKTYQVLDVLVDLDLFRRLRARGQARGADGITDLRTAMSLVQGLPFSLLRDKGWSWLLDTERVHETVGCAIVDTAHLLVVDALAKGELDVARTIAETACEAAPYDDICRLDLVKVAAAEGHGEAVEKMLNDDVFNRTDDYLPPIDLPERTGDIVGQEGWGNSKRTPPT
- a CDS encoding transposase, which translates into the protein MRIEMPQKRKKYDREFREGAVRIVEETGKPIAQVARNLGVVEGTLGNWVKQAREAREGRDGMSKDDHEELKRLRAENAELRMERDVLKRSVVLWVKEATK
- a CDS encoding IS3 family transposase yields the protein MSVARFIADQRTIYRVPHTMTCLLLGVSLAWFYKWRDRSLGPGASSGLFTAMDRRRYTIDRAVKVMFTKKRGLHGSPRLHADLLDDGWEVSEKTVADSMRRQGLVARRIKRRNGLTRQDKTAPKFADLLRRDFTAQRPNARWVGDMTEIPTASGKLYLATVIDLYSRRLLGAATSLHPDAELACAAIKMAVAARGGVDAVNQPGWRTEETKRVIFHTDRGSTYTATSFTKLCRDMGIRQSMGRVGSCFDNAAAEAFFSSLEWEVLSRHEFEHTRQAQAVVLDWCYGFYNHERRHSSAGMMSPVSYENTAAPDREAA
- a CDS encoding TadE/TadG family type IV pilus assembly protein, producing the protein MTHRTRGERGSISIWLAVSSFVMMMLVGLAVDLGGQVHAKQRAHNIAAEAARTGGEQVQAAPAIKGEYVVVDAVAARNAAEDYLSASGVTGTVTVTGGDTITVDVTDTYKPTFLSFIGIGDLTVTSTASARLIRSLGGSEQ